The proteins below come from a single Gordonia sp. X0973 genomic window:
- a CDS encoding lipase family protein, which produces MARRRTPSAALALICALLTSLAATVSAPTIARADGPPPSADPFYAPGPDLAAYRPGAVLATRPVNIVLAGVPAPVRSTQVRYRSTGEGGQAIAAVTTVLSPPNAARRLISFHMAYDALGAQCDPSYTLRGNRPSTAGRVEEAVLAGYLARGFAVAVPDYEGLRQEWTIGHQSGQIALDGIRAALHVLHWPIRTPVGMLGYSGGSVPTEFGAELAPRYASELRILGAAAGGLPVNLAHNLPYISGSKKWAGVIPALTEVYRRTYGLDVDSFLSPRGMALIRQVRSGCIAAFAAKFPGLTSADMVRPPYRGLLGVAAVRNSIARNVMGTAGRPRIPLLLGVGASDPIGDGVMVTADVAALARRYCAEGIPTRFFRYAGKTHGEAFLPFEQDAAAFLAARFAGEPASRCAT; this is translated from the coding sequence ATGGCCAGACGACGAACCCCGAGTGCGGCCCTGGCTCTGATCTGCGCTCTTCTGACCTCGCTGGCGGCGACCGTGTCCGCGCCGACGATCGCCCGGGCCGACGGTCCGCCCCCGTCGGCCGATCCGTTCTACGCGCCGGGTCCCGACCTGGCGGCGTATCGCCCGGGCGCGGTGCTCGCCACCCGGCCGGTGAACATCGTCCTGGCCGGCGTACCCGCACCGGTCCGCTCGACGCAGGTGCGCTATCGCAGCACCGGCGAGGGCGGCCAGGCGATTGCCGCGGTCACGACGGTGCTGAGCCCGCCGAATGCCGCCCGCCGTCTGATCTCCTTCCACATGGCCTACGACGCCCTCGGCGCGCAGTGCGACCCCTCGTACACCCTGCGGGGCAACCGGCCCAGCACCGCCGGGCGCGTCGAGGAGGCCGTGCTCGCGGGCTATCTGGCTCGCGGATTCGCAGTCGCCGTTCCCGACTACGAGGGCCTACGACAGGAGTGGACCATCGGCCACCAGTCCGGGCAGATCGCCCTCGACGGCATCCGCGCCGCACTGCACGTCTTGCACTGGCCCATCCGCACACCGGTCGGCATGCTCGGCTATTCGGGCGGATCGGTGCCCACCGAGTTCGGTGCGGAATTGGCCCCGCGCTACGCCTCGGAGCTGCGGATACTGGGCGCGGCCGCCGGCGGGCTACCGGTGAACCTCGCCCACAACCTGCCCTACATCAGCGGCAGCAAGAAGTGGGCCGGGGTGATCCCCGCGCTGACCGAGGTGTACCGCCGCACCTACGGCCTCGACGTCGACTCATTCCTCTCCCCGCGCGGTATGGCCCTGATCCGGCAGGTCCGCTCCGGGTGCATCGCCGCGTTCGCCGCCAAGTTCCCCGGCCTCACCAGTGCCGACATGGTCCGTCCGCCCTACCGCGGCTTACTCGGCGTCGCGGCGGTGCGCAATTCGATAGCCCGCAACGTGATGGGCACGGCCGGGCGGCCCCGGATTCCCCTACTGCTGGGCGTCGGCGCGTCGGATCCGATCGGCGACGGGGTGATGGTCACCGCGGACGTCGCGGCGCTCGCCCGTCGCTATTGCGCCGAGGGAATCCCGACGCGGTTCTTCCGCTATGCCGGCAAGACGCACGGCGAGGCCTTCCTGCCGTTCGAACAGGATGCGGCCGCGTTCCTCGCCGCCCGCTTCGCGGGGGAACCCGCGTCGCGGTGCGCCACGTAG
- a CDS encoding aminodeoxychorismate lyase, which yields MVTPVLFDVHRGRCDPDRPGIFHDDLSVVRGDGIFETLLVRDGKVCNLARHLTRFATGAERMELPPPSLAKWDATVNAALAAWVLANGEAEGLMRLVYTRGRESAPADSAHPEATTALVMILDVGPHAAAARAEGVAVCLLDRGYSVDFAARAPWQLIGVKTLSYAANMAALRHARAAGFDDVVYVSSDGEVLEGPRSSVVVVRGRELVTVPAEAGILPGTTVAAIFALAQQQGWECRTASLTPDDLWEADSVWLCSSVTIAARVTRIDERELSLSTVAAESAAQFAELAARAITVA from the coding sequence ATGGTGACTCCAGTGCTCTTCGACGTCCATCGCGGACGCTGCGATCCGGATCGGCCGGGCATCTTCCACGACGACCTGTCGGTGGTGCGAGGCGACGGCATCTTCGAAACCCTGCTGGTTCGCGACGGAAAGGTGTGCAACTTGGCACGGCACCTGACCCGGTTCGCGACGGGCGCCGAACGCATGGAGCTGCCTCCGCCGTCGTTGGCGAAGTGGGATGCCACCGTCAATGCCGCGCTGGCGGCGTGGGTGCTCGCCAACGGCGAGGCCGAGGGGCTGATGCGCCTGGTCTACACCCGCGGGCGTGAGTCCGCGCCGGCCGACTCAGCTCATCCCGAGGCGACCACCGCCCTGGTGATGATCCTCGACGTCGGCCCGCATGCGGCCGCGGCGCGCGCCGAGGGGGTGGCGGTCTGCCTGCTCGACCGGGGCTACTCCGTCGACTTCGCGGCCCGCGCGCCGTGGCAGCTCATCGGCGTGAAGACGTTGAGCTACGCGGCGAACATGGCCGCGCTGCGCCACGCCCGGGCCGCCGGCTTCGACGACGTCGTCTACGTCTCGTCGGACGGCGAAGTCCTCGAGGGGCCGCGCTCGAGCGTCGTCGTCGTCCGTGGGCGCGAACTCGTCACCGTGCCCGCCGAGGCGGGAATCCTGCCCGGAACGACCGTGGCCGCGATCTTCGCGCTGGCCCAGCAGCAGGGGTGGGAGTGCCGTACGGCGTCGCTCACCCCCGACGACCTGTGGGAGGCGGATTCGGTGTGGCTGTGCTCATCGGTGACGATCGCCGCCCGGGTCACCCGGATCGACGAGCGGGAATTGTCGTTGAGCACCGTGGCGGCGGAGTCCGCGGCACAGTTCGCCGAACTGGCCGCGCGGGCGATCACGGTGGCTTAA
- a CDS encoding cytochrome ubiquinol oxidase subunit I, which produces MDVVDISRWQFGITTVYHFILVPLTIGLAPMLAVMQTVWYVTGNEAWLRATKFFGKLFLINFALGVATGIVQEFQFGMNWSEYSRFVADVFGAPLALEGLVAFFAESTFIGLWIFGWGRLNRRVHLFCIWMVAFGVNASAYFIIAANSWMQHPVGVKWDPTRNRPAMNNIVALLTNNTTLAAFPHVIAGALLTAATFVAAIGIWWMARASWRARQLRLQAEGKPATIEETTAPSLVDASPEQLDSDAATMWRPVTRFALWLTILSGIALIFTGDIQAQIMFKQQPMKMAAAESLCKTETRASFSVLSIGRQNNCDHIEHVIAIPGMLSFLADHRFDTTVQGVQDLQKEYEQRFRDDPKHKSQNYAPNLFVTYWSFRAMITWALGSVVVALGGLWFTRRKRVITSRRFGFLALLMIPTPFLANSSGWIFTEMGRQPWIVAPNWVDDLDPLRISMLVQHGVSNNSAGVVLTSLIVFTLLYGALGVVWFALQRRYIREGPAAPGYEEAALEKSDDDKQLSFAY; this is translated from the coding sequence ATGGATGTCGTCGATATCTCCCGATGGCAATTCGGGATCACGACCGTTTACCACTTCATCCTCGTCCCGTTGACGATCGGCTTGGCGCCGATGCTCGCGGTGATGCAGACCGTTTGGTACGTCACCGGAAACGAGGCCTGGCTGCGGGCCACCAAGTTCTTCGGGAAGCTCTTCCTGATCAACTTCGCCCTCGGCGTCGCGACCGGCATCGTGCAGGAATTCCAGTTCGGGATGAACTGGAGCGAGTACAGCCGCTTTGTCGCCGACGTCTTCGGCGCCCCCCTCGCCTTGGAGGGGCTCGTCGCCTTCTTCGCCGAGTCCACGTTCATCGGACTGTGGATCTTCGGCTGGGGGCGGCTGAACCGGCGGGTCCACCTCTTCTGCATCTGGATGGTGGCGTTCGGCGTGAACGCGTCGGCCTACTTCATCATCGCCGCGAACTCGTGGATGCAGCACCCGGTGGGCGTGAAATGGGATCCGACGCGCAACCGTCCGGCGATGAACAACATCGTCGCGCTGCTGACCAACAACACCACCCTGGCCGCCTTCCCGCACGTCATCGCGGGCGCCCTGCTGACCGCCGCGACCTTCGTCGCCGCCATCGGGATCTGGTGGATGGCCCGCGCATCGTGGCGCGCCCGCCAACTCCGCCTGCAGGCGGAGGGGAAGCCCGCGACGATTGAGGAGACCACCGCCCCGAGCCTCGTCGACGCGTCGCCGGAGCAACTCGATTCCGATGCCGCGACCATGTGGCGGCCGGTGACGAGATTCGCCCTGTGGTTGACCATCCTCTCGGGTATCGCGCTGATCTTCACCGGGGACATCCAGGCGCAGATCATGTTCAAGCAGCAGCCGATGAAGATGGCCGCCGCCGAGTCGCTCTGCAAGACCGAGACGCGGGCCAGCTTCTCGGTGCTGTCCATCGGGCGGCAGAACAACTGCGACCACATCGAGCACGTCATCGCGATCCCCGGCATGCTCTCCTTCCTCGCCGACCACCGCTTCGACACGACGGTGCAGGGCGTCCAAGACCTGCAGAAGGAATACGAGCAGCGCTTCCGCGACGACCCGAAGCACAAGTCGCAGAACTACGCCCCCAACCTGTTCGTCACCTACTGGTCCTTCCGCGCGATGATCACCTGGGCGCTCGGTTCGGTGGTCGTGGCGCTGGGCGGGCTGTGGTTCACGCGCCGCAAACGGGTCATCACGTCGCGCAGATTCGGCTTCCTGGCGTTGCTGATGATTCCGACGCCCTTCCTCGCCAATTCCTCGGGTTGGATCTTCACCGAGATGGGCCGCCAGCCGTGGATCGTCGCGCCCAACTGGGTCGACGACCTCGATCCGCTGCGGATCTCGATGCTCGTGCAGCACGGCGTCTCCAACAACTCGGCCGGCGTCGTCCTGACATCGCTGATCGTGTTCACGCTGCTCTACGGTGCGCTGGGCGTCGTCTGGTTCGCGCTGCAGCGCCGATACATCCGGGAGGGCCCGGCGGCCCCGGGCTATGAGGAAGCGGCCCTCGAGAAATCCGACGACGACAAGCAATTGTCGTTCGCCTACTGA
- the cydB gene encoding cytochrome d ubiquinol oxidase subunit II, with protein MGLPEFWFILIAVLFTGYFVLEGFDFGVGMLMGLMGRGDDDKRRAILNTIGPVWDGNEVWLLTAGGAMFAAFGGWYATMFTAFYLPLLLILVALIVRVCAIEWRGKINDPQWRRVWDWCIAIGSWVPALLWGVAFANVVRGLPIDEKAQFTGTFFGLLNPYALLGGLTTVLAFLAHGAVFLSLKTAGELREEATVWAARLSVAMTVVAAAFLLWTQFAHGKTWTWVPVLIAAVAAVATIFLTRARKEGLAFAATSVAIIMTVVTLFGCLYPNVLPSTTDPANSLTIANTSSSHYTLVIMTWAALFITPIVLLYQGWSYWVFRKRISAEAIPPSVGLPSLRG; from the coding sequence ATGGGATTGCCCGAATTCTGGTTCATTCTTATCGCCGTGCTGTTCACCGGGTACTTCGTGCTCGAAGGGTTCGACTTCGGCGTCGGCATGCTGATGGGATTGATGGGTCGTGGCGACGACGACAAGCGTCGCGCCATCCTCAACACCATCGGACCGGTGTGGGACGGCAACGAGGTGTGGCTGCTGACCGCCGGCGGCGCGATGTTCGCGGCCTTCGGCGGCTGGTACGCGACGATGTTCACCGCCTTCTACCTACCGCTGCTGCTGATCCTGGTCGCGCTCATCGTGCGCGTCTGCGCCATCGAGTGGCGCGGCAAGATCAACGACCCGCAGTGGCGGCGTGTGTGGGACTGGTGCATCGCGATCGGCTCGTGGGTTCCCGCCCTGCTGTGGGGCGTGGCCTTCGCCAACGTCGTGCGCGGGCTCCCGATCGACGAGAAGGCCCAGTTCACCGGCACCTTCTTCGGCCTGCTCAATCCGTACGCGCTGCTCGGCGGGCTGACCACCGTCCTCGCGTTCCTCGCCCACGGCGCGGTCTTCCTTTCGCTCAAGACCGCCGGGGAACTGCGCGAGGAGGCGACCGTGTGGGCCGCCCGCCTGTCGGTCGCCATGACCGTGGTCGCCGCCGCCTTCCTGCTGTGGACGCAGTTCGCCCACGGCAAGACCTGGACCTGGGTGCCGGTGCTGATCGCCGCCGTCGCGGCCGTCGCGACGATCTTCCTGACGCGTGCCCGCAAGGAAGGGCTGGCCTTCGCCGCGACCTCGGTGGCGATCATCATGACCGTCGTGACGCTGTTCGGCTGCCTGTACCCGAACGTCCTGCCGTCGACGACGGACCCGGCGAACAGCCTGACCATCGCGAACACCTCGTCGAGCCACTACACGCTGGTCATCATGACCTGGGCGGCGTTGTTCATCACGCCGATCGTGCTGCTCTACCAGGGCTGGTCGTACTGGGTGTTCCGCAAGCGGATCTCCGCAGAGGCGATCCCGCCGTCGGTGGGCCTGCCGTCGTTGCGGGGGTGA
- the cydD gene encoding thiol reductant ABC exporter subunit CydD — MSGSARVASARPRRGPIDPRLLRGSRAARRYLVVTVVAGLLTTLAVIVIAVATASILAELVTDPARRSLGAQRMHLVVLAVGVVLHSATTYAAQRYAQRAAQTVVGQVRREVLDGLTDPAHTDARTVGVGRARASTVLLSGIDALGPYLSGYVPSLVLAATLTPIVVAVIASVDLVSAGLILLTIPLIPIFGILIGLMTRDRTQAKLDATARQQSMLLDLIAGIPTLRALHRAQGAAQQVDDLGRSWRRSTMSTLRVAFLSGAWLELMATLSVALVAVSIGLRLVYGEMSLFAGVLALVLAPEAYRPLRQVGAAFHDSADGVAATDEAFGLLAGMSDDEPVPGDVDAPSLAGAAIRFDGVGVVSRDGWAPRGLSAVCEPGALTVLTGPNGSGKSTALAALLGVVALDEGAIIVDDHALSRAELVACQDQVGWLPQHPAIVPGTVAENLALYGPLDGAALGSAAIATGWASVAREAGLADRSSVLGAGGAGLSAGQRQRLALTRTLARDVPVLVLDEPTAHLDVQARQRVIDAVVARARAGATVIVAAHRAEWFDAADLVVDVSAVTA; from the coding sequence GTGAGTGGTTCGGCACGGGTCGCGTCCGCGCGCCCCCGACGCGGTCCGATCGATCCGCGGTTGCTGCGCGGATCGCGCGCGGCGCGGCGCTATCTGGTGGTGACCGTCGTCGCCGGACTCCTCACCACGCTGGCGGTCATCGTGATCGCCGTCGCCACCGCGTCGATCCTGGCCGAACTGGTCACCGATCCGGCGCGGCGCTCGCTTGGCGCGCAGCGGATGCACCTGGTGGTGTTGGCGGTCGGCGTCGTCCTGCACTCGGCGACCACTTACGCCGCCCAGCGATATGCGCAGCGGGCCGCGCAGACGGTCGTCGGCCAGGTTCGCCGCGAGGTGCTCGACGGGCTGACCGATCCGGCCCACACCGACGCGCGGACAGTCGGGGTGGGGCGGGCCCGAGCGTCGACGGTGCTGCTCTCGGGAATCGACGCCCTCGGCCCCTACCTGTCCGGGTACGTGCCGTCGCTGGTCCTGGCGGCGACGCTCACCCCGATCGTCGTCGCCGTCATCGCCTCGGTCGACCTCGTCTCCGCCGGGCTGATCCTGCTCACTATCCCGCTGATACCGATCTTCGGCATCCTCATCGGACTGATGACGCGCGACCGCACCCAGGCCAAACTTGACGCCACCGCGCGGCAGCAGTCGATGCTGCTCGACCTCATCGCGGGCATCCCCACGCTGCGCGCGCTCCATCGCGCGCAGGGGGCCGCGCAGCAGGTCGACGACCTCGGCCGCTCGTGGCGGCGCTCGACGATGAGCACGCTGCGCGTCGCTTTCCTCTCCGGGGCGTGGCTGGAACTGATGGCCACCCTGTCGGTCGCCCTGGTGGCCGTGAGTATCGGACTGCGCCTGGTCTACGGCGAGATGTCGCTCTTCGCCGGGGTGCTGGCACTGGTCTTGGCGCCGGAGGCCTACCGGCCGTTGCGGCAGGTGGGGGCGGCCTTCCACGACTCGGCCGACGGGGTCGCCGCCACCGACGAGGCATTCGGATTGCTCGCGGGGATGTCCGACGACGAGCCGGTGCCCGGAGACGTCGACGCTCCGTCGCTGGCCGGAGCGGCGATCCGCTTCGACGGCGTCGGCGTCGTCTCCCGTGACGGATGGGCGCCCCGGGGGCTCTCCGCAGTCTGCGAGCCGGGCGCTCTGACGGTGCTGACCGGACCCAACGGCTCCGGCAAGTCGACGGCGCTGGCGGCGTTGCTCGGGGTCGTCGCACTCGACGAAGGCGCGATCATCGTCGACGATCATGCGCTCTCCCGCGCCGAGCTGGTGGCGTGCCAAGACCAGGTCGGTTGGCTGCCGCAGCATCCCGCGATCGTGCCGGGCACCGTCGCGGAGAACCTCGCGTTGTACGGGCCGCTCGACGGTGCCGCCCTCGGCTCGGCGGCGATCGCCACCGGTTGGGCCTCGGTGGCGCGGGAGGCCGGACTCGCCGATCGCTCATCCGTGCTCGGTGCCGGCGGAGCCGGGCTGTCGGCGGGGCAGCGCCAACGGCTGGCGCTGACCCGCACGCTGGCCCGTGACGTACCGGTGCTGGTCCTCGACGAGCCGACCGCGCATCTCGACGTGCAGGCGCGGCAGCGGGTGATCGATGCCGTGGTCGCACGGGCCCGTGCCGGCGCGACGGTGATCGTCGCCGCCCACCGTGCCGAGTGGTTCGACGCGGCCGATCTCGTCGTCGACGTGTCGGCGGTGACCGCGTGA
- the cydC gene encoding thiol reductant ABC exporter subunit CydC has protein sequence MSREVSRRPEASRRPDPVWRVLGALDVRRRGVALSLAYGVGGALSALGLAALSAWLITRAWQQPPILALSVAITAVRALGIGRGLFRYLERLASHDVALRAMSTAREKVYRALAGGDAATTVSIRRGDLLARTGADIDEVGNAVVRAILPAAVAAVTGLAAVVIMAFVSVAAALVLGVALVVAGVAAPVLSARGSEQAARAAVRGRSEVASSTMLLLDHSAELTVAGRREEILDEMSAAQRDVERAVDQGTRLQAMAAAVTPLSMGVTVLAAALIGISLAESGSPTPMRLGVLLLLGLSAFDAITPLAAAGVAWQHSRAAAQRVLDLVGDPAEWESQTASDVPRHDGPVTLSADSLVWGWPGGPALGGPLDSAVEPGGRLLVVGRSGTGKSTLLLTLAGLLAPQSGVVTATGVDGEPVDVAAATLYCAEDAHLFSVSVRENLLVARGDATEDEMSAALDRVGLSEWFAHLPDGWDTVLHGGSEAVSGGQRRRLLLARALLNESPVVLLDEPTEHLDQADSDDLLRAALGDLFGPDRTVVVVTHHAPSDLSADIDLDRDPRRVGT, from the coding sequence GTGAGCCGGGAGGTGTCGCGGCGGCCGGAGGCGTCGCGGCGGCCGGACCCGGTGTGGCGGGTCCTGGGTGCCCTCGACGTGCGGCGGCGCGGTGTGGCGTTGTCGCTGGCCTACGGGGTCGGGGGAGCGTTGAGCGCGCTCGGTCTGGCCGCGCTCTCGGCCTGGTTGATCACCCGCGCGTGGCAGCAGCCGCCGATCCTCGCGCTATCGGTGGCGATCACCGCCGTCCGCGCGCTCGGCATCGGCCGCGGACTCTTCCGCTACCTTGAGCGCCTCGCCAGTCACGACGTCGCTCTGCGAGCCATGTCCACCGCGCGCGAGAAGGTTTACCGGGCGCTGGCCGGTGGCGACGCCGCGACTACGGTTTCGATTCGACGCGGAGACCTGCTCGCCCGTACCGGTGCCGACATCGACGAGGTCGGGAACGCCGTCGTCCGCGCGATCCTGCCCGCCGCCGTCGCGGCCGTGACCGGTCTCGCGGCGGTGGTCATCATGGCGTTCGTCTCGGTGGCGGCCGCTCTCGTGTTGGGCGTGGCGCTGGTCGTCGCTGGCGTGGCGGCCCCGGTGTTGTCGGCGCGAGGTTCGGAGCAGGCGGCTCGGGCCGCGGTGCGCGGGAGATCCGAGGTGGCGTCGTCGACGATGCTGTTGCTGGACCACTCCGCCGAATTGACCGTGGCGGGCCGGCGCGAAGAGATCCTCGACGAGATGTCCGCCGCCCAGCGGGATGTCGAGCGCGCCGTCGACCAGGGCACGCGGTTGCAAGCGATGGCCGCCGCGGTGACCCCGCTGTCGATGGGCGTAACCGTTCTGGCTGCCGCGCTGATCGGGATCTCGTTGGCCGAGAGCGGTTCGCCGACCCCCATGCGCTTGGGTGTCCTGCTCCTACTCGGCCTCTCGGCATTCGACGCGATCACCCCGCTCGCCGCCGCGGGGGTGGCCTGGCAGCACAGTCGTGCCGCTGCGCAACGGGTGCTCGATCTGGTCGGCGACCCGGCGGAATGGGAATCGCAGACCGCGTCGGACGTGCCGCGCCACGACGGGCCGGTGACGTTGAGTGCCGACTCATTGGTCTGGGGATGGCCCGGTGGTCCGGCGCTGGGCGGACCGCTCGACTCGGCGGTCGAGCCCGGCGGGAGACTGCTCGTCGTCGGTCGCAGCGGGACGGGGAAGTCGACGCTGCTGCTGACGCTGGCCGGGCTGCTCGCGCCGCAGTCGGGTGTGGTGACCGCGACCGGTGTCGACGGTGAGCCGGTCGATGTCGCGGCCGCCACGCTGTACTGCGCCGAGGATGCGCACCTGTTCTCGGTGTCCGTCCGGGAGAACCTGCTCGTCGCGCGCGGTGATGCTACGGAGGATGAGATGTCGGCGGCGCTGGACCGGGTGGGGCTGTCGGAGTGGTTCGCCCACCTGCCCGACGGCTGGGACACCGTGTTGCACGGCGGGAGTGAGGCGGTGTCGGGCGGTCAGCGCCGGCGACTGCTGTTGGCGCGCGCGTTGCTCAACGAGTCGCCCGTCGTGCTGCTCGACGAGCCGACCGAGCACCTAGATCAAGCAGATTCCGACGATCTGCTCCGCGCCGCACTGGGCGATCTCTTCGGCCCCGATCGCACTGTCGTGGTGGTGACCCATCACGCGCCGTCCGATCTGTCCGCCGATATCGACCTGGATCGCGACCCCCGCCGAGTGGGCACCTGA
- a CDS encoding endonuclease domain-containing protein has protein sequence MTHRYQLASSEYMELDGLLVTTPIRTAFDIGRVTPEWRGLGYLDALHRATAFSIPALVRYVEAHPGWRHIRQLRAIAPLIDGKAESPPESWLRLLMIRGDLPAPETQIVIPDDKGYEFARADLGYREQKIGIEYDGDEYHSTEAQRAHDEWRDTKLRNLGWKVIRVDARRYFDDPCGILVEIEKALHARGAY, from the coding sequence ATGACGCACCGCTATCAACTGGCGTCGTCGGAGTACATGGAACTGGACGGCCTGCTGGTGACGACGCCGATCCGCACGGCATTCGACATCGGTCGAGTCACACCCGAATGGCGGGGGCTCGGCTACCTGGACGCACTACACCGCGCGACTGCGTTCTCGATCCCGGCTCTAGTCCGCTACGTCGAGGCTCATCCTGGGTGGCGACACATCCGCCAGCTAAGAGCGATCGCGCCATTGATCGACGGGAAGGCGGAATCCCCGCCCGAAAGTTGGCTACGCCTGTTGATGATTCGCGGTGATCTGCCAGCGCCCGAAACCCAAATCGTCATCCCCGATGACAAAGGGTATGAATTCGCTCGCGCCGACCTAGGCTACCGAGAGCAGAAGATCGGCATCGAATACGACGGCGACGAATACCACTCCACTGAAGCGCAGCGTGCCCACGACGAATGGCGCGATACGAAGTTACGGAACCTCGGCTGGAAGGTGATCAGAGTCGACGCGAGGCGATACTTCGATGATCCGTGCGGCATCCTCGTCGAAATCGAAAAGGCACTACACGCCCGGGGTGCGTACTGA
- a CDS encoding FABP family protein: protein MTRSGNEAIDQAASIAETTGSRNLPSWGDLPLPADTANLRDGADLHSGLLALLPMVGVWRGEGVAHGLGDDGADLAFAEQIIVSHDGQNFLNWQSRSWSVDNRGGFVAPLFRESGFWRISEDDSIELVLAHAEGAVELFYGKPLSQTAWEVATDALVCSATAPKLHGAKRLLGIAEDGSLAYVEERLVDGELAPRLSAKLDRYAG from the coding sequence GTGACCCGCTCGGGCAACGAGGCAATCGACCAGGCCGCGTCGATCGCCGAGACGACCGGCTCGCGCAACCTACCGTCGTGGGGTGATCTGCCGCTGCCCGCGGACACCGCGAACCTCCGCGATGGCGCGGATCTCCATTCCGGACTGCTGGCCCTGCTCCCGATGGTCGGCGTCTGGCGCGGCGAGGGCGTGGCACACGGACTCGGTGACGACGGGGCCGACCTCGCCTTTGCCGAGCAGATCATCGTGAGCCACGACGGGCAGAATTTCCTCAACTGGCAGTCGCGTTCCTGGTCGGTCGACAACCGCGGCGGATTCGTCGCCCCGCTATTCCGCGAGTCGGGATTCTGGCGGATCAGCGAGGACGACTCGATCGAACTCGTCCTCGCCCACGCCGAGGGCGCCGTCGAACTCTTCTACGGCAAGCCGCTCTCACAGACCGCCTGGGAGGTCGCCACCGACGCCCTCGTGTGCTCGGCGACCGCCCCCAAGCTCCACGGCGCCAAGCGCCTCCTCGGCATCGCCGAGGACGGTTCGCTCGCCTACGTCGAAGAACGTCTCGTCGACGGCGAACTCGCTCCCCGACTTTCGGCAAAGCTCGACCGCTACGCCGGCTGA
- the zapE gene encoding cell division protein ZapE: MWKRTATAPAMTSAELIAALERCGIAPDDAQRAACDTLVGADSVYLVGPAGRGKTAILNAFVTCSPARSVVRTHWHDFLRDLHVLIRSSGGLAPALELFLGSAGILAFDELHVDDPADGIFLHGLIDHLAKRGVRLVVTSNDRPDDLMPNPLFHDSFLPTIDLIKTTCTVIDLDSGIDYRTRADHCTGFSTGSWRPPAPVPDGSARPVAVAGRQFTAWDAAGEHLGVAFDEICGRPLGATDYLDLARRFRRWTISDVPDLVDTDREAAQRLVHLVDVLYDRDVPTTITSAVPRDRFARTGRLPAGAPRMRSRLAALRDDDLTTG; encoded by the coding sequence ATGTGGAAGAGGACTGCGACGGCACCCGCCATGACGTCCGCCGAGTTGATCGCCGCCCTCGAACGCTGCGGCATAGCCCCCGACGACGCGCAACGTGCGGCATGCGACACCCTCGTCGGCGCCGACTCCGTCTACCTCGTCGGCCCCGCGGGCCGCGGCAAGACGGCAATCCTCAACGCCTTCGTGACCTGCTCACCCGCGCGCAGCGTCGTTCGCACCCACTGGCACGACTTCTTGCGCGACCTTCACGTTCTCATCCGCTCGTCGGGCGGGCTCGCTCCGGCGCTCGAACTCTTCCTCGGATCGGCCGGCATCCTCGCCTTCGACGAACTGCACGTCGATGACCCCGCCGACGGGATCTTCTTGCACGGCCTGATCGATCACCTCGCAAAGCGCGGCGTCCGACTTGTCGTGACGTCCAACGACCGTCCCGACGACCTGATGCCCAACCCCCTCTTCCACGACTCCTTCCTCCCGACCATCGACCTCATCAAGACGACTTGCACGGTGATCGACCTCGATTCCGGCATCGACTACCGCACCCGCGCCGATCACTGCACCGGATTCTCGACGGGCAGTTGGCGACCGCCGGCACCCGTGCCCGACGGCTCTGCGCGCCCGGTCGCCGTCGCCGGCCGCCAGTTCACGGCGTGGGACGCCGCCGGGGAGCACCTGGGGGTCGCCTTCGACGAGATCTGCGGACGTCCGCTTGGTGCAACCGACTACCTCGATTTGGCGCGCAGATTTCGGAGGTGGACGATCAGCGACGTTCCCGATCTCGTCGACACCGACCGAGAAGCAGCTCAACGGCTCGTGCACCTCGTCGACGTCCTCTACGACCGCGACGTGCCGACGACGATCACCAGCGCGGTCCCCCGAGATCGGTTCGCCCGCACCGGACGGCTTCCGGCCGGTGCGCCGCGCATGCGCAGCCGATTGGCGGCTCTGCGCGACGACGATCTGACGACCGGATAG